DNA sequence from the Plodia interpunctella isolate USDA-ARS_2022_Savannah chromosome 12, ilPloInte3.2, whole genome shotgun sequence genome:
AGCAAGGTAAAACAAAAGATAGAATGTATCAAGAACCATATGGCTAAAAGAAAGGTACCTATCTGAACAGAACCAGGAAAAGTGAATAAAATAggtttagaatataataaataaataaataaataaataaatatattaggacaaatcacacagattgagctagccccaaagtaagttcgagacttgtgttatgggatgctgactcaacgatactatattttataacaaatacatatatagataaacatccaagacccgggccaatcagaaaaagatcattttccatcatgacccgaccggggttcgaacccgggacctctcggttcagtggcaagaaccttaccactgcgccaccgaataatgatgatgatataacTCTGTGTattcattgttaatttttttcaattccagCGATGAGTTACCAGTGCAGCTTCAACTGCCACGCGCGCTTCGAGAAGCCAAGAGTCGACAGCAGCTTAGTTCTCTCACGTTACTCGGTCAAGAATTTTGGGGTTACCCTATGGCGAACCCAAAGAATAATCCCAATAATTTGTTGTCACCGTGTCAGCTAGCAAACGGAGTGGTTCCCATGGCTGTCACTCCATCGGATACTGGATCTAGTCTTAGCAGTTTTAATGCCAGTAAGTATTGAtagtggtatttttttattaatatgctAACATTGTGGATAAGTACTTTTCCGCGTCATGTATCTTGTGTTATAAACTCGTTTAATTTAActctgatgaaataaaagaaaagtaaatGAAATAGTGTTGGAACTGAGCTCGTATTACTTACAGGTACAGGAACGAATACAAGAGAACGTGTACTTAGCCcagacaaagacaaaaacgTAGTTCTAAAGATGTCACCAATCGACACGTCAGGGTCCCCACCGAGTCAAAGTCAAAACTTTAGCACGTTCAAAGGAAGAACCCCACCATCCCCACCAGCGAAACCCAGTGGCTCTTTCATTAGAGCACCACGGCCAACCCCACCAAACACTTTGAACCTAATGTCCAGTACCGtaagtttatttctaaataattgcTACAGCTTGGcgttgtttaataaattatgataattttaatcaccTGTTTTCAGGCTCATATAACACAGCCCCACACTTTCCCAACGACCACACAACATTCTCCCACCTCAAACCACGTCAAAactacaccaccaccgcctcCGCCTAGATGGGCTAAACCGCCTATCACAAAACCTTCCCTATCTCCAAAATCAGAAGCTCAAGCTTTCAGTCCAATTAACAAGGCTTCACAGAATGGAAACATAACCGTCACGACAACAGTTACGTTCTGTGTCAATAACACGCAAATACACAACCATCAAATAAATGAAAGCATCCAAAGTGACCGACTGCAACTAACGCTTGCGTCTAATACCATCAACAATAACAGCACAGACTCGGTGTTCAATATAACGGACTCCGGGAAGTCCTTCCCAGATCCTGATGGAGAACAGGTAAGATAATGCCAATGTTGCATGGCGAGTTTGCTCTTCGCATGATTTGTGGTCGTTCTGCTTGTCAATGTTTCTAACCTGTTactaattaatgtatattgtgAGTCACGATTATGTTAACTGACCGAAACTTATTCCTGTTCCTGTGTAGAATATGATGCATCGTATGTCACCTGAAGGAGAGTGCATTAACGCAATGACAGCTAGCTTGCACGGGAGTTTCAAAAGACAAATGGAGCAGGCAAATACCAACGAACCAGAATCACCAGCGGAACCACAATCTCAAACGAATACCTCTGAATCTGTCGATCCAATCGTTAACAGTTACACAAAGTCTAGTAATAGTTTCGCTCCAAATCACATGGTTTCACCCAACGGAACCAATTCTGTCACCAGTGGCATTTTTTCTCCTACCAGCCAAATCAACTCGCCCGTGTCTAATGATACAATATCTTCTAAAAGCGGTGTCTTTTCACCAATCAGTCAAACGAATAAAAGCGAAATCTTTTCTCCTTTATCTCGAAGTTCCCCAGTGTctagtaaaaatgtattttctccCACTTCTAATCACTCCATTGTTTCCCCAATGTTGGGTAAAGATCGGGAAAAAGTTTTATCTCCCAATTCATATACGACAAGCACTACACCATCTGGTAGATCGAGGAGGAGTAGACACTCCCTGAGAAAGGAGTCCAGACATTATCAGGTAGGGGAGGTAACTTATATGTATGAATACTATTTGTTATGCAAATAtttgtcatattattattatcatagttATCACTAACTAACAGCACGATATTCAcggtgtaaaatatttaactgaaattgattttaaatatctgtaaattgtttttaaaattattattttttatcatcaactatatttttctaaaacgTGCAtcctttcaaaataaaatttcaggaATCAGATATTCTAGAATCTCCAGGCGTGTATTACAGAAGTTCGTTGATGGATAAAGTGTCAGATTACGAAGATATTTGGGGACCAGAAAGCAACAATTGCTCGACATTTAAACCTTTAAAGTCTGAGaacgataataatattaataatggttTTATGAAAAGTAAAAGACCAGATCTTCTGCCGGACACACTacgtaagtattaaaaaaatagcattcAATTGAATgccaattatttttgttgattaaataataatcaataaaaattgtttattcattacagcGAAATTGAATGCAGCTAAAAGTACTCAATCTATGCtagaaaaggaaaatattcaCATACTTAATTCAACGGAaagtttgaatgaaaaaaagaaCTTTTCAGATAGCTCTTTGAAGAAGAGTTTCAATGGGTCTAATGAGATTATAGCCACGACGAATAGCAAGGGGGACATTGTACCAAAAAGGCCGGATAAACTTAACATAGTAATAAACATGAATAAGAAATTAACCGAAGAGATCGAGGCAGCTTTAAAGAATAGGGAAAGAGAAAATTGTAGTGCTGAGAGTATGGAGACTGTAAAATTGGAAGATTGTGTTAAGGATCCAATTGAAGATGATTCGGATAAAGATAATGCTGGAAGTCCGTTTTATGCCGATCCTGTAGATGCAATTAATGAAGTAAGTTATGTTACCTACCAGAATGGTTTCGTAGTATATGTGtattaaattacatcaaaaaaaaaatcctactaatattataattaagaaaatatatatgtatgtgtaggATATTTGTTAAATCTTTCACAttcgttatgaaatttgatacacgagtagaatataacccataggatactttttatcccgaaattcccacgaagTCTAGTATATAAATGTGACCGAAAGTAATTTTGCACTTTGACTACTAGTCAAGTAAGTGGAGTAGTCGATTCCCACAAAAATCTTGTAGAGACAATATCAGTGGTACCAAAATggataataacaaaaatataatcaaaatttataataataaatatattaatgaaagtgaaacaaatataaagaaaGCATTATCTAGGAGCATCTCAAGGCGcagtatgtacctacatttgtaattaacttttttctatttttatcgtTCCAGGCGGCGTTGCCTCCAGTGCAAAGACGAAAGCTGATCAGAGTTGGTGTAAACCTCGCCCAGAGGTACTCCGAACCTCCACAGAACCATCCCTACTACCCGCTGAGAGACATGCACAGTATTGAGGAGCTGTCTCGTAAGTATTCATCAATtcaaaacaacaaattattaGACCTAGTCTATTTAGAGTGTCCTATAGAATGATGTCTGTTTATGGTGATTGCACTGACTTAGTAGTTATTTCCTTGATTATATTAAGAAGTTAATGGTTATAGCAGCTGATAATAAGTCATAAAAGCTTTCATTTATTATCTACGAACTAACGAACCTATAATAATTAGACATCAATTATTTAATCATCAATATACGCTCGATCATTAGAAACCGACCACTGCTCAGGCATATTGATATTCAATTGTTGACTTATTAGATTCGATAGCAAAACCCGTAATGCCAGCTTTGgggttatttatatattattttcaaggagcaacataatatataaatagatataaataatgtgcGATGACTTCGCATTCCAGCTTCATCACCAAACACGTCATCCTCAGTGGACAACCTAGTCTCCCTCCGCAACAAGCCGAAGGTGAAGCCTGTGCAGCCCCCGAGAGTCGCAGCCAAGCCCCCCACAGGCAAGGAACAGACTTGGACCGTTGACTCCAGTTGGGAGTTCATAAGTCAGTGCTCATAAGTCAAAAATCTAAATTGGGTCCGCTTTGTTGGCACGCCCTTTGGGTTTAAGTTTATAGTTTAAGTTTATAGTTTGGTTGGTTTGGAAATCGTttcgtattttaaaaaatatcaattttttattattattatacagaaACATCgctacaaaatcaaaaatcaccATCATTATACCTTTTTCTTCTCAATTAACTaccaaatcaatatatttccTTGATAACGATTTCACAAGCCAGCCCAACTCAGGTTAAAGAGCataagaaaaattttatttattggttttggctttaaaaaacttttttttttgtagtctgGGTATCAAAGTAGTTtggtttttttcattttatgagCACATTTACTTGCTTGCACCATTTTAAGATTATATTCTAGTATATAAACTTTGTATATTATAGGTACACCAATGTTGTATACATATCATTTGTATACATACCAATGAATTAAGGATGATAGCCATTAAGCCTTCCTATAAATGTAACTATCAATGTGATTgatatatatcaaaaaagCAACAATTTTCATGGATCCATTCGACAAATGAATTTTCACCATTCTAATAGGTTATAAACGAACACTTGTAATTCATATTTCACTACACTGTAGAAATGTAtcaattcttatttattcgACGTAGTAACTGATAGTAGAATTGATTTATCTCACGCTGTTATCGGCAAatatctctctgacgacaataaaagtttgcgtaatataaatatcatttttgataaacgaaaaacatattttacagaCAAAAGCGACGAATGTGCAAACAGTGAAAGTGGAACATTCCCGTCGCTGGCGGAACAAGAGAGCAGACTGAGCGGCGTCGACGACGGAGCCCAGCATCTGACGGTGCACCAGGTTGTGGCACAgaggtacataatatttccATTGAttcttattttgaaattcctgttttttaaatttcgttttcgtttttattaaatttgtgaatGCCAGTATTTCATGCTGGTCTGGaagcaaaaaagaaaaatagattGTCGCAGATGTTTCTCCAAATAGTTAATCAAGGGAAAGGACTATAAACTGGTAATAGCAAAACTTATGAATATTTAGTCTCATTTCCACTACTAAACGTGACCTACGAAATTCCCATCTCTGTGGGCTCTATTGACGTTTTACCCGTGTTCTCACCACTCCCTTCCAAAGTACCTAATACAGATTTCATTTGGACTGAAAAACCATGTGAActattatgaattatttatattattttaaactattataatgttatgaaCTTTTGGTTAGTGTGCATTAGCAACTAACATAATCAACTTTTACGTACTTTACAACAATTTACTGttgctattatttattttattgtataataatataagatattatttattagttttttgcCGACTTATAGtcaattgtataattttctagATTCCCCGAGCTAAGACTGAATTCGGAGCCACTGGCGCTTCCAGAAGAAGTGCGGTCGCCCCCCAGAGCGTCATGCTACGACAATGTTCACGATCTCAGACCTTTGTCGGAACAGGCAAGTATTTTTCCTTACCTGTTCCATTCCGTCGatgagaattttgaaaaatctggCACACCAGTTGTTAGCATAGATATTATAAGTCATCGAAGTATTTCGAAATAATCATTAAATCCTTTATCGGATATTTAACGTTCGTTTACATAACGTCCTCTCCaataatttcgaaattagATTTTCCTATACAAgtgttatttgaataattaatgatCAGACAATCTcgtgataatataaattatcctGTCAGCTGTCAAAATCAAACGATTGTGATGTTCACCTAGCTGGCTGGACCTCATGTTCTAATACAATCGATACATAAAAATCGCCAATAGGTActctttagttatttttaagattttccCTAATAtgatgagaaaatattttgtaaattgtaatttatattggtTTACAGGCGAGCGATGATGGCACCGTGTTTTCGGAGCCATGGGATAGTTCTCAGTGGGATGGCCTCATACCGCCATCTAATCGGCAGCAGACTTACGAACCGGTTAGTTCACGatacaaaacattataatcataataatatatacctttagataagaaaaaaatacatttcagcTACAGAAacagtttaattattattttcgtttcCCAAAATGTTTACGAAAACCAGAGAGAGAgaagatttgtttattttagtacttagacctagttttaagtaaattgacgtcaagttgaataaatattttcaacaagGTTTGATTTTTaagcgaaaaaaatattatcaaacatttatttcaattataacaGGAGGAGCCGTTAGAATGGGAGTCCCCGATCCCCAGACGCGGTCCTGCCGCTGCGACGCGCGCCAAAAGTTTTAGGGACCGCTTGGACCCTCTACTAGGTAAGATTTCAATGAATAaatcaagttttttattttttctgcctttaaactatatatataaccttACCCTAACACGTTAcaacaattttgaatatgaaatGACAATGGACAATAAAACCAGTCAAGTGGGTACTTGAACTCGAGCAGcgaattgttttttaaagtacttacatatatgGTTTTAGGTTTTTTCCTTTATCCGTATTGTAATATCCATGCGAGTAGAAGTCACAAGTCTAACTCAATAGTGCTTCATAAAATCTTCGAATTTTTTAACGccatcaaattatttaatcttgAATATTTTGCTGTGCAAAAAATTGTTCAGGAAACAGAGTATGAGATTATCTCTACTCTCACTTTTGTATATTGGAGTTATCTGCAGCTAATCTCGCTGTCAAGCGGCATGTGTTGACTGCATGTTTTATGTAAACACCATTTACATACCCGGCGCTACGTAAGTCTAAcgattgttaaataaatataggtacggAGGCATGTTTACTTTTGTTAGATgaaataatatcttttattgCGACACCTTGATATAATTGCtcaaattaataagaataacAATGATGGTgtgatgattttttaaattttcttggATTGACAAACcaaaaaagagaaataaaataaataaattacacagaCCAATTTCCTGTGacctaaaaatatacacaatagataatacatagtaatatgtaatatgtaatataggTAAGAAATGAAACGAACATCCTTTATAGTACAGGAAAAAGTGGGGAAGaaacttaggtaggtacttagctTAAAACCGACAAAGATGGGTTTATGCCCAATATCtattttcccagtttcttcccaaaatGTTTGACGCTACCGAACTAATAAAAAGGTTGGCGCTTTTTGTAATGAGTTGGGATAATACTGGACATTGAGAAAGTCGATTGTCAAATAACAttgtctttgttaattttcatcaattatgtctatgaataatattatattatcatttactGCGACCCTTACCTAAATAACCGGCCCTACACTATTCCGGGAAGCGATATCAATATAACGCCCCAAATGCCAATAGAACACAGacaattatcattataattaatatttaacacaatGAGAGCACGGCGTAATACGTTATCTGtgcaaatgtaaataattaatttattacgagGGTCAAAGGTCCTTAAGGTTGCGCGTGCCGCGAAATTGTTAGTCATATTCCGGCGTGTTTTACGATACAGTCGATCTCTGTCTTCTGATTGGTGCGTGTGAATGCGAAACTACAGATTTAAATCATTCGTGCACGCGGGGCGGAACCGCAGAGCTATCGGACATGAGGTGGTtcaaaaagttgttcagaGGAAGGTCCGCGAAGCCGTCGGAAACACCTGGACCTAATCAGTGGAAGAAAACCTTGCATGGAAAAGCTGAAGAGGATAAATCTGGAGACTGGGCTTTGGAGAAGCCTGGACCGAGCCAAGATTGGACGAAGAAACTGAAGCATTCTGGAGCTAAATCTCCACCGGAGGAAGAGCTGTATGCGTTGACTACAGTGAGAAATTTTCATGGTGATAATTTAGAAACATTCGTGCTGGAGAGTGACTGGGTGTTTCTTACGAAAGAGCAACTAATGGAGCCGAAATTCCAACAAAATTTGGCTAAAGCCGACGCACTGAAGGCTTTGTGTGCTAAATTGGCAAAAACTAGATACAGAATAGAATCTACAGTTGAAGCAAAATCACCTTATTGTCACTGCGACCAATTACGACATGAGAAACGAAAAGAAATGAGTCCTTTTCAGAAGCTAGCTAGTGTTATATCAAAGTTGTGGAAGTGTTTGTGCAAACTATGGACTTGTGAGCGGGAAAAAGAAAAGGAAACACCTAAAGAGTTGATGTTTCAGGCGTCGAATTTTACAGAGAGTTATCTATGTAGGTAATATTGTGCACATTTTTAATTCTGGACAAATTTTGACACtttcattatcatttaacttataaagaaaataggtTTTAAACTTCGATATATTACCACGTCCCTCATCGAATACAGAAAGCAACGCCTGCGAAATATTACAGCACTAGTGTTTGATAGAAGTTTTTTGTCGTCAAATCTAAAAGTTTCACATGAGACACAAGTGCATTGATCGCGTGTATCATATACTAttaacacaaatataaaatgcacAAGGAGACCACGATTAatgaagtaattaattattgtattaaaatacacAGAGAAGAAATTGCGCAAGGTTTTATTTAGACCaaagtaatttattgtgaGGTACATAATTGCGTAAATAAACCTTAAGCAAATTTTAAACCTTGTAAATAATGCAACAAATTAATCGAGTCAGTAGCACAGCATTCATAAAGTTATCTACATTCATTGCAAATAGGTTTACgttgttagcaataacacgctCAATAAGATGAAGATTGcaaatcctattaatattataaatgtaaaagtttgtgaggatttatgtatgtttgttaatctttcacgcgaaatctattggaatgattgttatgaaatttggtactcgggtagaatataacacatggggtacttttaattccgaaattcccacgggagcgaagccccggtgcGCAGCTAGTTGGATATAAAGGACGTCTGTTATCTTGCACATGTTGATTTGATAACAATTGAAACAATGAAATTACTCATTCCTTTGTACAATGTGTTACTAGTATTACGTTATCAATGATTGAATTTTGTAATGTACTGCgtgaaattgatttttgtaatattatcgTTATCTGAAATTATCAACATTTTTCACTTCTTATTACTGCAACTGGTTTCAAAAAGTAACTCTAACGGAGTCTATAtggcagatttttttttaaagaaaaaatatcaatgtaCGTCAAAACTGCCAAAGTTTAGTTTTGCAAACTATTTGCCGATAGTGTATGGCCAGCATTAGAAAATTCGTTTCATGTTCGAGGCCTCAAAATTTTCctggaaatttattttatttttattttcagctgCAGGCAGAGTACGAGCGCTCCGCGGGGGCCGGACGGGGCGCGGGGCCGGAGCGGCGGTGCGCGCGTATGCGCTGCATTTGGCGCACGACAAAAGCACCACTTTTGCTCAgaatatagataattttatcgcgTGCACGCTGGACTCGAAAGAGACTTGCCCACAggtaaaaagttaatttcatgttttgcatgcaaagatatttttaatttacgagCTCTccatgaatatataaatatttttgtttatttatatgtactaaTTTATGCAGACGATATTGATCATCTACATAATATACGGTCTGATGATTAAGCCAGGTGTTTCATTCCAGGTGATGATGCGCAATATGAGGCAGTTCATGTCAGGCATGAAGAACTACCTCGTGAAGCACGGCGAGCGGGAGTTTGAGAAGGAAGTTGAGAAGGAGAGGCTTAAGGTAAGAGCTTGTTACATacgattaaataatacatacgattaaataaataaataaatatttatttaaataagacaaatcacacagtttgagctagccccaacgtaagttcgagacttttgttatgggatactaactaaacgataatatattttataacaaatacatatataagttgataaacatccaagacccgggctactggggtattatttaatctgtgcccGGGCCaaccagaaaaagatcattttccatcatgacccgacggGGGTtcgaacacgggacctctcggttcagaggcaagtaagtactttaccagtgcgccaccgaggtcgtcaattattattgtattgattGTATTAATAGCGGTCGTGGTGCAATGGTTAAGCCCGTCAACCGTAATGTCCTaaattcgaatcctacttgttcCACGTGGGTTTGTAcaacaatctgactcatgtatagttatTATCGACCACCAATttcttccggcgaaggaaaacatcgcgagggaACCTACCTGTACGTAGTTTTTTTACCTGTACGTACCTTATcatctagtgtgtgaaatggaacaGACAATAGTAAACCACTCCGTTAAATCGTCAAgaaatgtgtttcattcctCTTAATGACTGTGACCCTCTGCTATAAGCAATACGACTGGAAGGTAGGTCACATTGTTCACTTTTGTCCGTTTggcaagttttaaattaaactacaaTTATTTTCCAGTTAAAACCAACGGAATTCCTGAACCTGGACGCGATCTTAGAAGGCGTGATGCATCGGTTAGTAGTTCGCCCGTTGAGAGCTCGGCTGTATACTCAGCTGGCGAGCTGGCACGCGTCCGACGTGAGGCGATTGCATTCTGCTATCGAGAGGGCCCAACACGCTACGCCTTTGCAGCTTGGTGTTAAGGTAAACTCATCATCATAAACCATAATTattgtcataataaattaaaattcgtgTCACCAAATCATTTTTGTTATCCTCGTAAATCTGAACATAATCGAGGTCCTCTACCTTATCCTTTGGTGTATTTTTCTTCCCTCTTCAAACTAaactttgtgaggatgtatgtttgttcctctttcacgcaaaataccACCacgtaattgtattttttatcactaaattctcacgggagcgaagccctgagGTACAGCtagtatttcataaagttgtcCTATGTGGCCCAACATCTTTCCTCTtcttgaaacaaaaacaacgtTACCCAACATAACAGAAATATCTTATGCTTTGTGTAATGTTCTTTTGTTGTTTAGTTCTAGTACATCctcattagttttattttccgtCTTTTGAATTATTGGATCCCATATGTAGTTGGAAATAAACGGACGGAAAATGAAACTGTTTTCTCTCTTTTCGCAGGAAACAACAAAGATCCCATCCGCGGCGGTGTTGGCTGTGATCTCAAAGCATTTCCTGAAGATGCAAGAAGCCGACTCGCCGCTGGACAAACTCGAGAATCTTCTAGCGGCCATATCTGTTATGTTTAATGCTGTaagttgtttgtatttttcatgttgttttatatttttgtttgtatgtggACTGCAGTGTTTTCTTGGCATTGGGCAATATTTGACTACactagaataaaattttagctaTTTTAGCTCTTCCACATACACAATATTCTGTTATCTATAGCAGCGAGTTCAAAATCTTTGAAGTTGTCGCCATGACCGAAATCGATCGGACATCATCATTCTACTATATTCAGCATTACTTACAACTGAGTTTATAACTCAATCCCGATCATGTAACTGAAAATTAACCTTATTTCCCCCCTCCAATAAGGCTGCACTCTATTGCTGAGTTAACGTAGACTGAGTGATTTCAATATCCCTGAACacataacaataaatctataatacCAACACAGATCCGGGGCGAGAGAGCACTTGGTGCCGACGACCTCCTTCCAGTCCTCGCGTGGACAGTCGCACGGTGTAGACTGGTCTGCGCGGAGCTGGAGGCGGAGCTGATGGCCGGCCTCCTCCCCGCAGCCGTGCTGGCAGGGGAGGGGGGGTACTATCTCACCGCGCTGTTCTCCGCTGTGGCTGTTTTGAAGAGACTGGCGCCCGACCCTGAACCGGACAGTTCTACTCCTGTAAGTAtctaggtatttattattatttagctcTCCAATGTATATTGAGAGCAAAGTACAGATACCTTACTAAGTAGCTGATGTAAACATAGTACAaacatcattaaatatttgaatttcttttttataaaaaatattgacaatgaGTTGACTAGGCATATGAGTTAGCAAGATGTTGTGTAGTAGTTGTTGGTAGTGTCACAGTGTGGTGTTTTGTTGTGTCGCTGTAAACGAATCTATTGCCAAATATATGCGTTTGAGGCTAGCTAAGGATATGATTCACGTCGTTCttaacatattttcaataaatcgcCAAATGTTCTCATAGAAGAGCCTAACACTTCAAACCTGTTCAACATAATTtgcagatatattttttaatggaagCATTCGTTGCAAGAATATGTAACAAAACTCATCTAATGATGAAACTCTACGGCaaaaaaccttattttttaaaacttgatAGCAGTGGCGTCGTGGTTCCCTCGAGGGTTGCAGTGGCGGTGTTGCCGTCGTCCGCGTAGCCTTGCCCGATGAATGCCGGGGCTCTATCAGACGAGTGGCGCTCCCGTGCAGGCCCGGGGCAAGAGCTA
Encoded proteins:
- the spri gene encoding protein sprint isoform X7 encodes the protein MSIDQASPLVPIKPQVALQNSAFIKNSHNRSSFCGVSQSPNGNTFKTFAVNRKSWSGNVTLPLQQFTPELEAPQLATFRSGTGTFPRNRERNNNSASNGILTPNGNSVQTFRGNELRRSGCANGRRYAEIGNWSKRNATFLEPHLQGVGRRDSRSSESDHDERSTEDDERSLIRSSPRTRLPPPPPPPPDDEPPPLKPREFFERLQSQAMREAQDRKRKDVPLKEHLFRPVDHDGSLGDSLSQSRESLSSDGEGARGDCSSVDSSGSGFEEQPPCDIGILERLIRTHPVWFLPGIQRAGAFHLLQGKEEGNFVVRQSSQPDTMAISVRLPADKGPYIEHYLIQASDGRIGLETSHNRFDNIPELIAHYSQCCDELPVQLQLPRALREAKSRQQLSSLTLLGQEFWGYPMANPKNNPNNLLSPCQLANGVVPMAVTPSDTGSSLSSFNASTGTNTRERVLSPDKDKNVVLKMSPIDTSGSPPSQSQNFSTFKGRTPPSPPAKPSGSFIRAPRPTPPNTLNLMSSTNMMHRMSPEGECINAMTASLHGSFKRQMEQANTNEPESPAEPQSQTNTSESVDPIVNSYTKSSNSFAPNHMVSPNGTNSVTSGIFSPTSQINSPVSNDTISSKSGVFSPISQTNKSEIFSPLSRSSPVSSKNVFSPTSNHSIVSPMLGKDREKVLSPNSYTTSTTPSGRSRRSRHSLRKESRHYQESDILESPGVYYRSSLMDKVSDYEDIWGPESNNCSTFKPLKSENDNNINNGFMKSKRPDLLPDTLPKLNAAKSTQSMLEKENIHILNSTESLNEKKNFSDSSLKKSFNGSNEIIATTNSKGDIVPKRPDKLNIVINMNKKLTEEIEAALKNRERENCSAESMETVKLEDCVKDPIEDDSDKDNAGSPFYADPVDAINEAALPPVQRRKLIRVGVNLAQRYSEPPQNHPYYPLRDMHSIEELSPSSPNTSSSVDNLVSLRNKPKVKPVQPPRVAAKPPTGKEQTWTVDSSWEFINKSDECANSESGTFPSLAEQESRLSGVDDGAQHLTVHQVVAQRFPELRLNSEPLALPEEVRSPPRASCYDNVHDLRPLSEQASDDGTVFSEPWDSSQWDGLIPPSNRQQTYEPEEPLEWESPIPRRGPAAATRAKSFRDRLDPLLAAGRVRALRGGRTGRGAGAAVRAYALHLAHDKSTTFAQNIDNFIACTLDSKETCPQVMMRNMRQFMSGMKNYLVKHGEREFEKEVEKERLKLKPTEFLNLDAILEGVMHRLVVRPLRARLYTQLASWHASDVRRLHSAIERAQHATPLQLGVKETTKIPSAAVLAVISKHFLKMQEADSPLDKLENLLAAISVMFNAIRGERALGADDLLPVLAWTVARCRLVCAELEAELMAGLLPAAVLAGEGGYYLTALFSAVAVLKRLAPDPEPDSSTPQWRRGSLEGCSGGVAVVRVALPDECRGSIRRVALPCRPGARARDLCRALAHAAAITNPQDYALFALHDGQETMLNENDCPQEVMSEKSGQNFILAYKRIDAKIAWPQQALLSYP